AGCACTACAGGACGATAGAGAAGCTCGCCGGCCCCATGGGCATCCGCCACGCCCTTCTCACGAGTTCGACGAAGGGACGCGACCGCGCCGAGATCCTGCGCGGCATAGCCGACGGCTCGATCGAGCTCGCTGTCGGCACACACGCGCTGATACAGGAAGGGGTGGACTTCAAGCGGCTGGGGTTCGTGGTCGTGGACGAGCAGCACCGCTTCGGGGTGATGCAGCGTGCGAAGCTCAGGCGCAAGGGCGCCCCGGATGCGGAGGAAGGGGCATGGCCCGACGTGCTGGTGATGACCGCCACGCCGATCCCGCGCACCCTGGCCATGACCCTCTACGGCGATCTCGACGTCTCGATCATAGACGAGATGCCTAAGGGGAGACTCCCCATCGTCACCAAACTCTATGACGAGCGCCAACGTGCGAAGCTCTATGAAGGGATCAGGCACGAACTCAAACTCGGGCTGCAGACGTACGTGGTTTATCCCCTCATCGAGGAGAGCGAGAAGCTGGACCTCAAGAACGCGACCGCCATGTGCCAGGAGCTCAAGGGCGTATTCGAGCCGGATCACCGGGTGGAGCTCTTGCACGGCAGGATGTCCGGCGACGAGAAGGAACGCGTGATGGCCGAGTTCAAGGGGGGCCGCATTCAGGTGCTCGCTGCGACCTCGGTCGTGGAGGTAGGGGTGGACGTGCCGAACGCCTCGGTCATGGTGATAGAGCATGCGGAGCGATTCGGACTGGCGCAGCTGCATCAGCTGCGAGGCAGGGTCGGCAGATCCAACCACCAGTCGTATTGCATACTCATGGCGGACTATCGCCGCTCGGAGGACGCGCGCCGAAGGCTCAAGGTCATGACCGAGACGACCGACGGATTCAAGATCGCTGAGGAGGACCTCGCTCTACGCGGACCAGGGGAATTCATGGGTACGCGGCAGTCCGGCATGCCTCCGTTCCGGATTGCGAATCTCGTCCGCGACATCGGCCTCCTCACGCAGGCGCGCGAGGCCGCGTTTGCTCTCGCGCAGAGCGACCCCAGGCTCGAGCTGGCGGAAAACTCTCGCATCAAGGAGGTCCTCCTCTCCCGCTGGGAGGGCCGCCTCACCCTCGCCGACATAAGTTGACTGGGCGTATAAATCTGATATCCAGCTCGGACTCATGGGAATTTCTGATAATAACGAACGGCAACGGCTTCCGGAATGGCTCAGGAAGAGCGGCCATGCCTCCCACAGTGCTCACGAGATCAAGAAGGGTCTCAGGGCCCGCGGCCTCCATACTGTCTGCGAGGAGGCACACTGTCCGAACATGGGCGAGTGTTTTGAGCGGGGGACAGCTACTATAATGATAATGGGCGATACCTGCACCCGCTCCTGCGGATTCTGCGCGGTGAAAACCGGTGTTCCAACCCCCCTGGACCCTTCTGAACCCGAAAGGGTGGCGGCCCAGGTCAAGGCCATGGGCCTCAAACACGCGGTGATCACCTCAGTGACCCGCGATGATCTTGCGGACGGAGGGGCGTTCCATTTCGCGGTCACGATTGCGGCGGTGAAGGCCATGTGCCCCGGTACTTCAATTGAGGTGCTGACCCCGGATTTCATGGGCAGGGAAGGGGATGTCAGCACTGTTTGCAAGGCGCGCCCCGATATCTTCAACCACAACATCGAGACAGTGGAGAGGCTTACCCCGAGCGTTAGGGACAAAAGGGCTTCTTATCGTCGTTCTCTCGAAGTTTTGTCTCTCGCTCGAAAGGAGCTCCCGCAGGGGCGCGTGAAGTCCGGGCTCATGGTAGGGCTGGGGGAGACTGATCGCGAAGTCGAGTCAGCACTCTTAGATCTGGCAAAGGCCGGATGCGATATTGTGACCATCGGCCAGTATCTGAGGCCCGCGAAGGGAAAACTGAAAGTAGCGGTTTACATCACACCGGAAATATTTCAGAGATATGAAAAAATAGGGTTAAAGCAAGGTATCAAGTACATGTTTTGCGGTCCTTTTGTGCGCAGCTCATACATGGCAGATAAAGCGTTACTTTAAGGAGGTAAGATGAGCAGGCTCTCAGAGAGCATAGCTATCAAGGCGCCGATCGAAGAGGTGTTCAGGGTGATCTCAGATTTTGAGAGCTATCCCGATTTTCTCAACGAGATCGTCGCAGCCAAGGTAGTCAAGAAAGCGAAGTCCAAAGCAGAGGTGGATTTCACGGCCCAGATAGTGAGCCGCATCAATTATACGCTCGCAATGAGGCTCTCACCCCCAAGCCGCATAGACTGGTCTCTGATCAAGGGCGATTTTATGGAAGGAAACGACGGTTCGTGGGAGCTGGCGAAACTGGAGCCCAATCTCACGGACGCTACTTTCAGCGTGGAGATGCGCTTCCCGATGTGGGTGCCAAAGTCCTTTGCCGAAGGGACGCTGAAATCAGGGCTCCCCAAGATGTTAAGAGAGGTCAAACAGGAGGCGGAGAAGAGATTCGCGAAGAAATCACGATAGCTTGATACCCGTCTTGAGGTTGAACGCGTCCACCGGTGCTTCCGCGATCCGGCCGCCCGCCCGCTCGATCGCCTCGCACGTGCCGCCTGCACGGAAATACCTGCCCAGGGCAAGCAGCGGGAAGAAGTGGCGATAGCCATGGTAGCGGATGTAGAAATGCAGCGGGAAGCCGGTGCCGGTGTAGTGCCTCTCGTCCCATCCGTTGTTTAGGTTACGGTTATTTATGAGATAGCAGGCTGCCCTGGCCGCGGCCGGGGAGTGCACTGCGCCGCCTGCGACGAGCCCCATCAACGCCCACGCGCTCTGCGACGGGACGCTTTCGCTGTAGCTCTCGAACGGCTTGTGCGGATGGTAGGTGTCCGCTGCTTCGCTGAACCCGCCGTCGGGCCGCTGCACTGATGAGAGCCACGCCACCGCTTTTGCGACCCTGCTGTCTGTATGCCCGATACCCATGGCGGCCAGCGCCGTGAGCACGCACCATGTGCCGTAGATGTAGTTGATACCCCAGCGCGCAAACCATGCGCCGAAATCCTCCTGTGTCTCCCGGATATATTTCAGCGCCTTCTTCACCGACGGGTGCGAGGTGGAGTAATTTCTCCTCATCAGGAATTCCACCATCCGGCCGGTGATGTCGGGCGAGGAGGGGTCGAGGCACGCCTTGTGGTCGGAGAAGGGGATGCGGTTGACGA
This genomic stretch from bacterium harbors:
- a CDS encoding SRPBCC family protein, whose translation is MSRLSESIAIKAPIEEVFRVISDFESYPDFLNEIVAAKVVKKAKSKAEVDFTAQIVSRINYTLAMRLSPPSRIDWSLIKGDFMEGNDGSWELAKLEPNLTDATFSVEMRFPMWVPKSFAEGTLKSGLPKMLREVKQEAEKRFAKKSR
- the recG gene encoding ATP-dependent DNA helicase RecG; its protein translation is MTDQRQTRHPLATPVQFVKGVGPALAGILGRMGVLTVGDLLAVTPIRYIDRRRILPMSELSPGHDRTAQGKIEAAGISFMGKRRKRIFEIVLSDGTGKASAKFFHFRQSYMQEKFKTGMEVMLSGDVSEYGRTLQFIHPEMEVLGEEGGAPESGGKIVPVYPLTEGLYQKTVRRIIRNAWDSFNQHIHPIFPESFAEKYHLSDPWECLQEIHFPSPDLDPELLAIGRSAAHRTLIFDEFFFLELGLAIRRRQHTVKQGFVFEGDDAGHARLLSALPFELTAAQKRAISEIFSDMARPVPMNRLLQGDVGSGKTVVALAAANRARAAGFQSAIMAPTEILAEQHYRTIEKLAGPMGIRHALLTSSTKGRDRAEILRGIADGSIELAVGTHALIQEGVDFKRLGFVVVDEQHRFGVMQRAKLRRKGAPDAEEGAWPDVLVMTATPIPRTLAMTLYGDLDVSIIDEMPKGRLPIVTKLYDERQRAKLYEGIRHELKLGLQTYVVYPLIEESEKLDLKNATAMCQELKGVFEPDHRVELLHGRMSGDEKERVMAEFKGGRIQVLAATSVVEVGVDVPNASVMVIEHAERFGLAQLHQLRGRVGRSNHQSYCILMADYRRSEDARRRLKVMTETTDGFKIAEEDLALRGPGEFMGTRQSGMPPFRIANLVRDIGLLTQAREAAFALAQSDPRLELAENSRIKEVLLSRWEGRLTLADIS
- the lipA gene encoding lipoyl synthase, coding for MGISDNNERQRLPEWLRKSGHASHSAHEIKKGLRARGLHTVCEEAHCPNMGECFERGTATIMIMGDTCTRSCGFCAVKTGVPTPLDPSEPERVAAQVKAMGLKHAVITSVTRDDLADGGAFHFAVTIAAVKAMCPGTSIEVLTPDFMGREGDVSTVCKARPDIFNHNIETVERLTPSVRDKRASYRRSLEVLSLARKELPQGRVKSGLMVGLGETDREVESALLDLAKAGCDIVTIGQYLRPAKGKLKVAVYITPEIFQRYEKIGLKQGIKYMFCGPFVRSSYMADKALL